Proteins from a single region of Halorubrum sp. 2020YC2:
- a CDS encoding molybdopterin-dependent oxidoreductase, which translates to MTASRTDSVEDLTDLYREYGDDRLPPGQRETDGFPVLSKSGTPSWGPETFEIDVWGAVEEPLALSLDEFRDLPAVTQRQDFHCVTGWSKFDCEFTGVSFVELAERAGVRDDAEHVMFHALDGYTTDLPLDECTRQGVQLTYGYDGDDLPADHGGPIRVVTPHKYAYKGAKWVSGVEFLTEKELGYWEKRGYSDTANPWNEERYS; encoded by the coding sequence ATGACCGCATCTCGGACCGACTCCGTGGAGGACCTCACGGACCTCTACCGCGAGTACGGCGACGACCGGCTCCCGCCGGGCCAGCGCGAGACGGACGGGTTCCCCGTCCTCTCGAAGAGCGGAACGCCGTCGTGGGGCCCGGAGACGTTCGAAATTGACGTGTGGGGCGCGGTCGAGGAGCCGCTCGCCCTCTCGCTCGACGAGTTCCGCGACCTCCCGGCCGTCACCCAGCGGCAGGACTTCCATTGCGTGACGGGATGGAGCAAGTTCGACTGCGAGTTCACGGGCGTCTCCTTCGTCGAACTCGCGGAGCGGGCCGGCGTCCGCGACGACGCCGAGCACGTCATGTTCCACGCGCTCGACGGCTACACGACCGACCTCCCGCTCGACGAGTGCACGAGGCAGGGCGTCCAGCTCACCTACGGCTACGACGGCGACGACCTCCCCGCCGACCACGGCGGCCCGATACGCGTCGTCACGCCGCACAAGTACGCCTACAAGGGCGCGAAGTGGGTCTCCGGCGTGGAGTTCCTCACCGAGAAGGAGCTCGGATACTGGGAGAAGCGGGGGTACAGCGACACCGCGAACCCTTGGAACGAGGAGCGCTACAGCTGA
- a CDS encoding ribbon-helix-helix domain-containing protein, whose amino-acid sequence MPRVKITVPEHLEMQIAQMVEEGEFLNREEAVEELLSTGIKAYKTSGPRDDDDSNGFEDEGMMGHEDEYVF is encoded by the coding sequence ATGCCACGAGTGAAGATAACGGTGCCGGAGCATCTGGAGATGCAGATCGCCCAGATGGTCGAGGAAGGGGAGTTCCTCAACCGCGAGGAGGCGGTCGAGGAGCTGCTGTCAACGGGCATCAAGGCGTACAAGACGAGCGGCCCGAGAGACGACGACGACTCCAACGGCTTCGAGGACGAGGGAATGATGGGCCACGAAGACGAGTACGTCTTCTGA
- a CDS encoding UPF0058 family protein yields MHKDELLELHEQMVTIMEHFRAQETVDGSLFDPYDELDVDPSHVHKSKSEHKHAVFVLGNALASAMSEDEFSPAGRVGKRMEELADDAENKI; encoded by the coding sequence ATGCATAAAGACGAGCTGCTCGAACTCCACGAACAGATGGTGACGATCATGGAGCACTTCCGCGCGCAGGAGACCGTGGACGGCTCGCTTTTCGACCCGTACGACGAGCTCGACGTCGACCCCTCCCACGTCCACAAGTCGAAGAGCGAGCACAAACACGCGGTGTTCGTCCTCGGTAACGCCCTAGCGAGCGCGATGAGCGAAGACGAGTTCTCCCCCGCCGGCCGCGTCGGCAAGCGCATGGAGGAGCTCGCCGACGACGCCGAGAACAAGATCTGA
- a CDS encoding rhomboid family protein translates to MIAEALASDAVHLAAGAAGVAAALAAVYLVDRPTGDRTRALRSRLLLGVPWGTLVVVAGVIGVYLFVQSGVDDPNRPVVIPFRSWSYFYPEGLLWSSFAHSSRGHITGNLLSALVAGGLAEYAYGHFPDGREVDDADRLAVRLRRLPGRLRRLPSRARRLPGRVRRVPGRIAGVDFSGANPYVRAFLVVPGAAVAFGLASALFALGPVIGFSVVVFAYWGFALVARPVAAVVAMAGTTLVGVLYDAVRVPVAFAEASPSYGAPGWANVAIQGHALGLIGGALVAVVLLRRRSRGPTDERHDDEASPGRWGNHPSAAAEGAGSDADATERSALVVFGALLLFGASRRLWAVYWYLGNERYELYRAVGVGLLALLAAVVAVAAVSRDEPLWPALATPEPETLRAGIRSATPAAVGLLLLVGALAVVAGPGVVPNLVAVDDGDLPGDPIEVEGYQVTYAEGVEDQLVGVIDVEAFGRSTSVNTSGVIVSDPDREIWTTAVSKGNLAFWGYRAVDVGGTGWRETVWVQRVGWVAANGGPTYRVDAVRNETRRTLFASDPARAEPRIDGRNVTVAATRGEFELRVTGPGGNASAPLPGENESVTLRGVELLREGDAVFAERGETRVRIAHRERYEGRQ, encoded by the coding sequence ATGATCGCGGAGGCGCTGGCGTCGGACGCCGTTCACCTCGCCGCGGGGGCGGCGGGCGTCGCCGCCGCGCTCGCCGCCGTGTACCTCGTCGACCGGCCGACCGGCGACCGGACGCGGGCGCTCCGCTCGCGGCTGCTCCTCGGCGTTCCGTGGGGGACGCTCGTCGTCGTCGCGGGCGTGATCGGGGTGTACCTGTTCGTCCAGTCGGGGGTCGACGACCCGAACCGACCGGTCGTGATCCCGTTCCGGTCGTGGTCGTACTTCTACCCGGAGGGGCTCCTCTGGTCCAGCTTCGCCCATTCGAGCCGCGGGCACATCACCGGGAACCTCCTCTCCGCGCTCGTCGCCGGCGGCCTCGCGGAGTACGCGTACGGCCACTTCCCCGACGGACGCGAGGTCGACGACGCGGACCGGCTCGCCGTCCGGCTTCGGCGGCTTCCGGGTCGCCTCCGACGGCTCCCGAGTCGGGCGCGGCGCCTCCCGGGGCGGGTCCGACGTGTTCCGGGCAGAATCGCCGGCGTCGACTTCTCGGGCGCGAACCCCTACGTCCGGGCCTTCCTGGTCGTCCCCGGCGCCGCGGTCGCGTTCGGTCTCGCATCCGCGCTGTTCGCGCTGGGCCCGGTGATCGGCTTCTCCGTCGTGGTGTTCGCGTACTGGGGGTTCGCGCTCGTTGCGCGCCCCGTCGCCGCGGTCGTCGCCATGGCGGGGACGACGCTCGTCGGCGTCCTCTACGACGCCGTCCGGGTCCCGGTGGCGTTCGCGGAGGCGTCCCCCTCGTACGGCGCGCCGGGGTGGGCGAACGTCGCGATTCAGGGGCACGCGCTCGGGCTTATCGGCGGCGCGCTGGTCGCGGTCGTGCTCCTTCGCCGGCGGAGTCGCGGCCCGACCGACGAGCGTCACGACGACGAGGCGAGCCCGGGGAGATGGGGAAACCACCCGAGTGCGGCCGCGGAAGGCGCCGGTTCCGACGCGGACGCGACCGAGCGCTCCGCGCTCGTCGTCTTCGGCGCCCTGCTCCTTTTCGGCGCCTCGCGGCGGCTGTGGGCGGTGTACTGGTACCTCGGCAACGAGCGGTACGAGCTGTACCGCGCGGTCGGGGTCGGGCTGCTCGCGCTGCTGGCTGCGGTCGTCGCCGTCGCCGCCGTCTCGCGCGACGAGCCCCTGTGGCCGGCTCTGGCGACCCCGGAGCCGGAGACGCTCCGAGCGGGGATCCGGTCCGCGACGCCGGCGGCGGTCGGTCTCCTCCTGCTCGTCGGGGCGCTGGCGGTCGTCGCGGGACCGGGCGTCGTCCCGAACCTCGTCGCCGTCGACGACGGCGACCTCCCGGGCGACCCGATCGAGGTGGAGGGGTATCAGGTGACGTACGCGGAGGGCGTGGAAGACCAGCTCGTGGGCGTCATCGACGTGGAGGCGTTCGGGCGCTCGACGTCGGTCAACACCTCGGGGGTGATCGTCAGCGACCCCGACCGCGAGATATGGACGACCGCGGTCTCGAAGGGGAACCTCGCGTTCTGGGGCTACCGCGCTGTCGACGTGGGGGGAACTGGCTGGCGCGAGACCGTGTGGGTCCAGCGGGTCGGCTGGGTGGCCGCGAACGGCGGCCCGACCTACCGAGTCGACGCGGTCCGGAACGAGACCAGACGGACGCTGTTCGCGAGCGACCCGGCCCGGGCCGAGCCGCGGATCGACGGCCGCAACGTCACCGTCGCGGCGACGCGGGGGGAGTTCGAACTGCGGGTCACGGGTCCCGGCGGGAACGCGAGCGCGCCGCTCCCCGGAGAGAACGAGTCCGTGACGCTCCGCGGCGTCGAGCTACTTCGAGAGGGCGACGCGGTGTTCGCGGAGCGCGGCGAGACGCGCGTGCGGATCGCCCACCGAGAGCGGTACGAGGGGCGGCAGTAG